A window from Neochlamydia sp. AcF84 encodes these proteins:
- a CDS encoding IS630 family transposase produces MPKAITSLNKRFPKKNIEIWFEDEARLGQQSTSTKVWAKKGTRPKAPRQTEYKNLYVATAVCPRSGQAEGMILPFLNSQGVEILLKQVGQSLPASSHALLILDRASYHTSKTLKVPSNIHLLFLPPYSPELNPVENLWHYLRSHFWSNRIYRGYKELEKMAIASWRKVCLQEKRMKSLCAVSYA; encoded by the coding sequence ATTCCAAAAGCCATTACCAGCTTAAACAAACGATTTCCCAAGAAAAACATCGAAATTTGGTTTGAAGATGAAGCACGGCTTGGGCAACAAAGCACCTCTACTAAGGTATGGGCAAAAAAAGGAACACGGCCAAAAGCTCCTAGGCAGACAGAATATAAAAATCTGTATGTAGCTACAGCTGTTTGCCCACGTTCAGGGCAAGCAGAAGGAATGATTCTACCTTTCTTAAATAGCCAAGGAGTGGAAATTCTTCTTAAGCAAGTTGGTCAATCGCTGCCTGCTTCTTCCCATGCTTTGCTAATTTTAGACCGAGCTAGCTATCATACTAGTAAAACGCTGAAAGTTCCTTCCAATATTCACCTGCTCTTTCTACCTCCTTATAGTCCTGAACTTAATCCTGTTGAAAACTTATGGCATTACTTGCGTAGCCATTTTTGGTCTAATCGTATTTATCGGGGTTATAAAGAACTAGAAAAGATGGCAATAGCTTCTTGGAGAAAAGTATGTCTGCAAGAAAAAAGAATGAAAAGTTTATGTGCTGTATCGTATGCCTAA